The genomic region TTGCTCACATAGGCATAGTACTCGTTGCATGGGTCGTACTGGAAGTGCATCTTCACCACCCGGTCTCCCCCAGTCCCACTCTTCATCAAATAATCCTTAACCATTACACCGTCGAGGACTGACTCCTTGTACAGTTCGTCTGTTCTACTATTCAACTTGTAGGGGGTTAAAAAGTTCATGCCCCTAGCTTCTATAACGTTGTAAACGTCCACACTGCAGAAATAACGGTCCATGAGCACCAATCCTGGAGAGCAGGGCAGTCTCTCCAAGAGTTTTTCTACCATGATAGCGTTGGTAGCCCCTTGCTCGTAGGGCTGGATGGCGAGGGCGAGGAAGCTACCCCGCCCGGTCAGGCCACAAACCCCGTACCTGAGACACCTCTTCATCTTATCCCCTTTCAACACGTTCACCGTGTACATGTTCTTCCGACCATTGTAAGCCACATCGTGGAAATCAATACTCAGGTCATGATTCCTATACACGCCGGTCTTCAAGGCTATCCGGGCGGACAAGGCGAGCAACACGTTACACTTCACTATCATCCCTTCCACGGGTATTCTGCCGAGTTTAAGCACCACGTCAGGGCTCATAGCCTTATGAGTCTTACAAAAATCCTCGATACTCGTACAATCCAACGAACACCCGACCAGGTATAACAGTCTTTTCCACCCATCCCTTATACTCAAATGAAACAGTTTGGAGAACTTCCGGGATAAAGGTTTTAAACTCTTCGAACAAAACACCCCTTCAGGGGCTATTAGCCTGGATGATGCTACTAGT from Methanocella conradii HZ254 harbors:
- a CDS encoding transposase is translated as MSIRDGWKRLLYLVGCSLDCTSIEDFCKTHKAMSPDVVLKLGRIPVEGMIVKCNVLLALSARIALKTGVYRNHDLSIDFHDVAYNGRKNMYTVNVLKGDKMKRCLRYGVCGLTGRGSFLALAIQPYEQGATNAIMVEKLLERLPCSPGLVLMDRYFCSVDVYNVIEARGMNFLTPYKLNSRTDELYKESVLDGVMVKDYLMKSGTGGDRVVKMHFQYDPCNEYYAYVSNIEDVMVKVHYPYRWNIENCLAKNMVDAVTSSTSMAYRLLLETISLILANLWKLLVKTMPVYMTMKAFKRMLGHILVLEDETWENKEKERG